The following proteins come from a genomic window of Lachnoclostridium phytofermentans ISDg:
- a CDS encoding helix-turn-helix domain-containing protein: MIGAKIRMERLKLNYSQEGLCKGICTVSYLSKIEQGQVEAGENIIQLLFQKLHINFHMDEEFVKEASQLIDNLYDELYSFEDMTLLLKELNERKEEYLNSPYLLDTLLFLESDSQQQGEELNPYASCMEQRQYEIYLYIQCLQGIDKSQELLHLNPNAYYTTHLGIMRCQRGQFVEALELLIRGCELCAKEGYVKGMLHAQTFLGNSYSGLNNNELMFRSYKVAARIAKSLKEVKIISEINYNIGSSLLEWNQVQQAKDYLEKCTYRSVLFYQKYAICLEKLGDYEQAKKTLQEGFLKLQQAIEESIEESKEESKEESKEESKVELKEESKGELKEELIEESNKESNKELKEELKEEADAESIEKAKEVLQAWLKMYEVVDYRLTHKDYINEAEYEEKLYDCMTYLKGLLPIGYVKFHIPYYIEVLEKKRRYKDIYRILKEFS, translated from the coding sequence GTGATTGGTGCGAAAATTAGAATGGAGCGCCTTAAATTAAATTATTCGCAAGAAGGATTATGTAAGGGGATCTGTACTGTTTCTTATCTATCAAAGATAGAACAAGGACAAGTTGAAGCAGGAGAGAATATAATTCAGTTACTATTTCAGAAGCTTCATATTAACTTTCATATGGACGAAGAGTTTGTAAAAGAAGCTAGTCAATTGATTGATAATCTTTATGATGAGCTTTACTCTTTTGAAGACATGACACTATTATTAAAGGAGTTGAATGAGAGAAAAGAGGAGTATTTAAATAGCCCATATTTACTTGATACTCTATTATTTCTCGAGTCGGACTCACAACAACAAGGAGAAGAATTAAATCCCTACGCTTCGTGTATGGAACAAAGACAATACGAAATTTACCTTTATATACAGTGTTTACAAGGGATTGATAAGTCTCAGGAATTATTGCACCTTAATCCAAATGCATACTATACGACGCATTTAGGGATCATGCGGTGCCAAAGAGGTCAATTTGTAGAGGCACTAGAATTATTAATAAGAGGTTGTGAATTATGCGCAAAAGAAGGTTATGTGAAAGGAATGTTACATGCACAGACCTTCTTAGGCAATAGCTATTCAGGATTAAATAATAATGAATTAATGTTTCGTAGTTATAAAGTAGCTGCCCGTATCGCAAAATCACTGAAAGAAGTGAAAATTATTAGTGAAATAAATTACAATATTGGTTCGTCTTTGTTAGAGTGGAATCAGGTGCAGCAAGCAAAAGATTACCTAGAGAAGTGTACTTATAGAAGTGTTTTGTTTTATCAGAAATATGCGATTTGTCTTGAAAAATTAGGAGATTACGAGCAAGCGAAGAAGACATTACAAGAAGGTTTTCTGAAGCTTCAACAAGCAATAGAGGAGTCAATAGAGGAGTCAAAAGAGGAGTCAAAGGAGGAGTCAAAAGAGGAATCAAAAGTGGAATTAAAAGAGGAATCAAAAGGGGAATTAAAAGAAGAATTAATAGAGGAATCAAATAAAGAATCAAATAAGGAATTAAAAGAGGAATTAAAAGAGGAAGCGGATGCAGAATCAATAGAGAAAGCAAAAGAGGTATTGCAAGCTTGGCTGAAGATGTATGAAGTAGTGGATTATCGGTTAACTCACAAAGATTATATCAATGAAGCGGAGTATGAAGAAAAATTATATGACTGTATGACATACTTAAAAGGGTTGTTACCAATTGGTTATGTAAAGTTTCATATTCCATATTATATTGAAGTGTTAGAAAAGAAACGCAGGTATAAGGATATTTATAGGATTTTAAAAGAATTTTCCTAA